One genomic region from Candidatus Saccharimonadales bacterium encodes:
- the sodN gene encoding superoxide dismutase, Ni has translation MFRRVKSFIKPAYAHCDLPCGVYDPAQARIEAESILKICQKYPDLSAEDKWRAVRIKEDRAELVKHHLWVLWTDYFKPEHLTKQPDLHDLFWRAAKQAGQTKKSTDAKPAQRLLDLIAEIATAFEATK, from the coding sequence ATGTTTAGACGAGTTAAATCGTTTATTAAGCCAGCCTACGCCCATTGTGATTTACCGTGTGGCGTGTATGATCCGGCCCAGGCCCGCATCGAGGCTGAGTCAATCTTGAAGATCTGCCAGAAATATCCTGATTTGTCGGCCGAAGACAAGTGGCGGGCGGTCAGGATAAAGGAAGATCGGGCGGAGCTCGTCAAGCATCACTTATGGGTGTTATGGACCGATTATTTTAAGCCGGAACACTTAACCAAGCAGCCCGACCTGCACGATCTGTTTTGGCGCGCGGCTAAACAAGCGGGACAGACCAAAAAATCAACCGATGCCAAGCCAGCCCAGCGGCTGTTGGATTTGATAGCTGAGATAGCCACGGCCTTTGAGGCCACCAAATGA
- a CDS encoding S26 family signal peptidase, whose protein sequence is MRLPLTLRRVVGQSMWPTLASEQILIISRWTKPQLGSVVVARVGGREYVKRVVSIEDGDYILLGDNYFHSVDSREFGAVGPAQIVGVALGQPRTFSTYYRAAGQAG, encoded by the coding sequence ATGAGATTGCCATTGACGCTAAGACGCGTGGTCGGCCAAAGCATGTGGCCAACGCTGGCGTCCGAGCAGATATTGATTATCAGCCGCTGGACAAAGCCGCAGCTGGGCAGTGTCGTGGTGGCAAGGGTTGGCGGCCGGGAATATGTCAAACGGGTGGTCTCAATTGAAGACGGTGACTATATTTTGCTGGGCGATAACTACTTTCACAGCGTTGACAGCCGCGAGTTCGGGGCAGTCGGACCGGCACAGATCGTCGGTGTGGCTCTGGGCCAGCCGCGGACTTTCTCGACCTATTACCGAGCGGCCGGACAAGCGGGCTAG
- a CDS encoding disulfide bond formation protein B: protein MAKVINLIKRYPYELAFFISAAATVGSLILSNILNYLPCELCWYQRIFMFPLPFILGAAMLRRDKQAHLYVWPLALVGGLIAFYQSLLQWGVIKEDLLSCSLTSQSCAVPQINWFGFLTIPFGSFIIFLTIGGLMWLAANSAPAIKFGRLEQDRLVKLIIIVAISAIAAVLIINRATV from the coding sequence ATGGCCAAGGTAATTAATTTAATAAAACGTTACCCTTACGAATTGGCCTTTTTTATTTCGGCGGCCGCCACTGTTGGCAGTCTGATACTGAGCAATATTTTGAATTATCTGCCTTGCGAACTGTGCTGGTACCAACGAATTTTTATGTTCCCTCTACCGTTTATCTTAGGCGCCGCCATGCTGCGCCGGGACAAGCAGGCGCATTTATACGTTTGGCCCCTGGCGCTAGTCGGCGGCTTAATTGCCTTTTACCAAAGCCTGCTCCAATGGGGCGTCATCAAAGAGGATCTATTGTCTTGTTCGCTGACCAGCCAGTCCTGCGCCGTACCACAGATAAATTGGTTTGGCTTTTTAACCATCCCCTTTGGTTCATTTATTATCTTTTTGACAATCGGCGGGCTGATGTGGCTGGCCGCGAATAGCGCCCCAGCGATAAAGTTTGGCCGTTTAGAGCAAGACCGGTTGGTAAAACTGATAATTATCGTAGCGATAAGTGCCATCGCGGCGGTTTTAATAATCAACCGCGCCACAGTTTAA
- a CDS encoding FAD-binding oxidoreductase, translating into MLAKRIQGQILSSRKILKNYSHDASLFELTPKLVIEPRNAADIGAIVQFVNEHRDHNPELSLTVRSGGTDMSGGAINNSLIVDPTKHLNGIGRVDEDEINVEPGVYYRDFEPITLAARQLMPSYPASKDLCTIGGMVANNAGGEKSLIYGKTDKYVKQLSVVLRDGKEHTIRPLSGAALRTKLKEPSLEGRLYKQIYDLARKSQAVIKNSRPKVSKNSTGYNIWDMWNGKTLDLTKLFVGSQGTLGVVTDVRFKLVPAKPLSGMVVAFFPNMDRLGDVINAVLPLNPSSLESFDEHTLKFAIRFFLSFRKTLGLKRFVLLGLSFIPLLNKLLRYLPNLPKLILLVEFEGDKQAEIDRQIKRVQSRLKTFDIETHVAADKKHEEKFWIMRRESFNLLRKNVKSKHTAPFIDDLIVPPKYLTQFLPRLTEIMERYEFLYTVAGHMGDGNFHIIPLMDLTDINERSKIEPALKEVIELVVKYDGSLSGEHNDGLIRGPFLKDMFDAETLKIQQQIKDIFDPDNIFNPHKKTKADWQFSLQHMRRRF; encoded by the coding sequence ATGTTAGCCAAGAGAATCCAGGGGCAGATTCTGAGCAGTCGAAAAATTTTAAAAAATTACTCTCACGACGCCAGTTTGTTTGAGCTGACTCCGAAGCTGGTGATCGAGCCGCGCAACGCGGCCGACATTGGCGCCATCGTACAGTTCGTTAACGAGCACCGCGACCACAACCCGGAATTATCGTTGACCGTCAGAAGCGGCGGCACCGACATGTCGGGTGGGGCTATCAACAACTCGCTGATTGTCGACCCGACCAAGCACCTAAATGGCATCGGCCGGGTGGACGAGGACGAAATAAACGTCGAACCAGGGGTCTATTACCGCGATTTCGAGCCGATTACTTTGGCCGCCCGCCAATTGATGCCGTCCTATCCAGCCTCGAAGGATCTTTGCACCATCGGCGGTATGGTGGCTAATAATGCTGGCGGGGAAAAGTCGCTGATTTATGGCAAGACCGACAAATACGTCAAGCAACTCAGCGTCGTCCTGCGGGACGGCAAAGAGCACACCATCCGTCCACTAAGCGGCGCGGCACTCAGAACTAAACTGAAAGAGCCGAGCCTGGAAGGCCGTTTGTATAAACAGATCTATGATCTAGCCAGAAAAAGCCAGGCGGTGATAAAAAATTCCCGCCCCAAAGTCAGCAAAAATTCCACTGGCTATAACATCTGGGATATGTGGAACGGCAAAACCCTAGACTTGACCAAATTATTCGTTGGTTCCCAAGGAACGCTCGGGGTAGTAACTGATGTCAGGTTTAAATTGGTGCCGGCCAAGCCGCTCTCGGGCATGGTCGTGGCCTTCTTTCCGAATATGGATCGGCTGGGCGACGTCATCAACGCCGTACTGCCGCTCAACCCCAGCAGCCTAGAATCATTCGACGAGCATACTCTGAAGTTTGCCATCAGGTTTTTTCTCAGCTTTCGAAAGACCCTTGGCCTTAAGCGGTTCGTTTTATTGGGCCTGAGTTTTATCCCGCTTCTTAATAAATTGCTGAGGTATTTGCCCAACCTGCCCAAGCTGATACTACTGGTCGAATTTGAAGGCGATAAACAAGCGGAAATCGACCGGCAGATCAAGCGTGTGCAGTCGCGGCTTAAGACATTCGATATCGAGACCCATGTGGCAGCCGACAAAAAACACGAGGAAAAATTCTGGATCATGCGGCGGGAGAGCTTTAATTTGCTGAGAAAAAATGTCAAGTCCAAGCATACGGCGCCGTTTATCGACGATTTGATCGTGCCACCAAAATACTTGACTCAATTTCTTCCTCGCTTGACCGAAATTATGGAGCGTTATGAGTTTCTTTATACCGTCGCCGGACATATGGGCGACGGCAATTTTCATATCATCCCGCTGATGGATCTGACCGATATCAACGAACGCTCTAAAATCGAGCCGGCGTTAAAGGAGGTCATCGAGCTGGTGGTTAAATACGACGGCTCCTTATCGGGCGAGCATAATGATGGCTTGATTCGAGGGCCATTTCTAAAGGACATGTTTGACGCCGAGACGCTGAAAATTCAGCAACAAATTAAAGATATCTTCGACCCCGACAACATTTTCAACCCGCATAAGAAAACCAAGGCCGATTGGCAATTTTCACTGCAGCATATGCGCCGGCGGTTTTAA
- a CDS encoding FAD-dependent oxidoreductase has translation MSPRRIIIVGGGFGGVRLALNLSNDTRFDVKLISDHTYFEYHAALYRSATGRSPLEVAIPLKDFFENSKNIEVVNDQITDINPDKKQSLGVSGSTWTYDVLVLAVGSVTAYYQIRGLKKYSYGVKSIHEALELKRHLHDSLIKGYEENDYVVVGAGATGVELAAELTAYLSDIRRRHQLPERSFRINLIEAGSRVMPLLPASFSRRVQRRLKRLGVNLYLGMAVKSESYKSLKLPTGSIDTRTVVWTAGMTNNPLFAQHAFFKLTKGNKVEVDDHLQAVNDVFIIGDSAATKFSGMAQTALHDANYLADNLKRVAAGKPPQRYQPKRPIYAIPVGPRWSAVRWGRAEIYGRIGWLLRRVADLRLYWRFLPLKKALSIWNYGIEIEEDCEICAGSG, from the coding sequence ATGTCGCCGCGGAGAATTATAATCGTCGGCGGCGGATTTGGCGGAGTCAGGCTGGCCCTCAATTTGAGCAATGATACGCGCTTTGACGTCAAACTTATCTCCGACCATACCTACTTTGAATACCATGCCGCCCTGTACCGGTCGGCGACCGGACGTTCGCCGTTGGAAGTAGCCATTCCGCTGAAAGATTTTTTTGAAAACAGCAAAAACATCGAGGTCGTCAACGACCAAATAACAGATATTAATCCGGATAAGAAACAGTCTTTAGGCGTTAGCGGATCGACCTGGACGTACGATGTTTTAGTCTTAGCCGTCGGCAGCGTTACGGCTTACTACCAAATCCGCGGACTTAAAAAGTACTCTTATGGTGTAAAAAGTATCCACGAGGCGCTTGAACTTAAACGCCACCTGCACGACAGCCTAATAAAAGGCTACGAGGAAAACGATTATGTGGTAGTGGGAGCGGGCGCGACCGGCGTCGAGCTGGCGGCCGAGTTGACGGCCTATTTGAGTGACATCCGGCGGCGCCACCAGCTGCCTGAGCGTTCGTTTAGAATCAACCTGATCGAGGCCGGTAGCCGGGTTATGCCACTGCTGCCAGCCAGTTTCTCTCGGCGGGTTCAGCGTCGGCTCAAGCGGCTCGGCGTTAACCTCTATTTAGGCATGGCCGTCAAATCAGAATCCTATAAGTCGTTAAAACTACCGACTGGCTCGATTGACACTAGAACGGTTGTTTGGACGGCCGGCATGACCAATAATCCGTTGTTTGCCCAGCACGCGTTCTTTAAGTTAACTAAGGGCAATAAAGTCGAAGTAGACGATCACTTACAGGCAGTTAACGATGTTTTTATAATCGGCGATAGCGCCGCCACCAAGTTCAGCGGTATGGCGCAGACCGCGCTGCACGACGCTAATTATCTAGCCGATAATCTCAAGCGGGTAGCCGCCGGCAAACCCCCACAACGCTATCAGCCGAAACGGCCGATTTACGCGATTCCGGTCGGGCCGCGCTGGTCGGCAGTTCGATGGGGCCGGGCCGAAATTTATGGCCGGATCGGCTGGCTGCTCAGACGAGTGGCTGACTTGCGCTTATATTGGCGGTTTCTGCCGCTAAAAAAAGCCTTGAGCATTTGGAATTACGGCATCGAGATAGAGGAAGACTGTGAGATTTGCGCCGGTTCCGGTTGA